CCGTCCGGGCGCACGCGGGGCAGGTGTTCCGCGGGGACGAAGCCCCGACGCGAGTCCACGTCACCGTCTCCGGCGAGGCCGTCGCGCTCTCGATGCTCCGTGGCGACACCTACATCAGGGAGGCCACCGACCCGGCGAACCTCGACGACGGGGCGTCGGACCAGTTCGCGTCGGAGGGAGAGGTCATCGATCGAATCGGCACGCTGTACCCCTGGGCTTGGACGAGCGACACCTCCTCCGTTCGGACGTACACCAACTTCGAGAACGGCTTCTACCGCATCAGCGTTGATCACACGCACGGGCAGTTGACGAGCTACGTCGACGGGAGCACCCAGGACGTCTTCCGCGAGATCCAGTACAAGTCGGTCAGCCGGATGCCGAACGGTCGGCCCGTCACGGTCGAAGAGAACGGAACGACGCTCCGGGTGAACCAGAGCTTCGTCGGAGGCCCGATCCAGGTTCGAACGACGGACGCGACGACGGGAGACGCCGTCGACGGCGCGATCTCTCTCGACGGGGAACCCGCCGGCCGGACGGTCAACGGTCGCGCCTGGCTCCTCGGGCCGGCGGGCCAGTACGAGGTGACCGTCGCGACCGACGCGGGCAACGTGACCGCCACCGGGCAGGCGCTCCAGCCCGACCAGCCGGCGCAGGGCAGCGAACAGTGAACGCCGGGATAACAGCCCTCTCCGGGGTCGCTACTCCCGACGGCGCGTTCAGCGCCGGCGACGCGGGCGCCACGATCGGACGGCGAGTGCGGTAACGACGATCACGACCGCACCGATACCAGAACCCACCCCGAGTCCGGGGAACCTCGTCGACGACGTCGACGAGGCGGTCGCGGCCGTGGTCGTCGTCGGCCCGGTCCGCGCCTCGCTCTCCGTCGTCGTCGCCGCGCCGGCGGGAGTCGACGTCGCGCCGGCAGGAGTCGACGTCGCCTCCCCCGTCGTCGAGACCTCGGCCGGTGTCGACCCGCCCGCCGCCGAGTTCGACCCCGGTGTCACGTCCTCGGCGACGGTCACCGCGGCCGAGTCCCTGGCCGCCCCGTCGTCGGCGGCGAGGCGGTACGACCCCGTTTGGACCCCCGAGAGGTCGAGCGTCGCGTTCCAGGTCCCGTTCGTCACCGGGGCTTCGGCGGTGCGCGCGGCCGTCCCGTCGCCGCCGATCAGTTCGACGAACACCGTCGTGCCGTCCTCGGCGGTCGACTGGCCCGAGACCGGCACGGCCGCGGCTGGGAGCGGGTCGCCGTCGGTCGGCGTCGACACCGACACCGACGGATCGACGCCCGTGACGTTGACCCGGGCGATCGGATCGTCGGAGCCGGGCTGTGTGTACGCATCGAGGAGTGTTGCGACGGCGGCCGACCGGGTCTCGCGGCCCGAGAGGAGTTCGTCGGGCGACGGACCGGAGCCGTCGGCGTACGCGAACGCGCCGTCGCGGCCCTGGTCGACGACGACGAACGTGTGAACCCCTCGCGTCTCGATCCCGTCGATCGTCTCCTCGAAGCCGTCCGCGGAGGCGTCGACGGTGCGGGCGTCGACCGTCCCGCGCGGACCGACGTGGTACAGCCGCGGGTCGTCACGCCCGGCAACGGCCGCTCCCGAGAGCGTGAACTCGTCCGTGCCGGTCGCCGCGAGGGTGGTTCGTGACGCGACGAGCGAGAGCGCGCCCTCGACGGTCGTGAGCGTGGCCGACTCCCGCGGATCGAGTTCCCGGAGCGTCTCGGAGTCGATCGGCTCGGTCCCCCCGAGTCGCGCCGGATCGGGGTCCCCGACGGCGACGACGCGGTACGTCTCCGGCAGGTCGACGACCGCCGACGTGTCGACGTCCGTCTCCCACGTTCCGTCGCCCGCGACCTCGGGTTCTGCGAGCGTCTCCGCGTCGGCATCGTCGTACAGCGGGACGTACGCCCCGTCGACCGCCGCGTACAGTTTCACCCGCTCGCTCTCCGGTGCCGTTCCAGTGACTGTGACGTCGTCGCCGACCGCCGTGGGCGGGGGCGACGCGACCGTGACGGCCCGTTCCTCGACGGTGAGCGTGACGTCGTCCTCGACAGGGGCGTCGATCTCCGGCGCGCTCTCCACGTCGACCGAGTCGCTGACGAGTCGATCCGTTCGAAGCCGGACTTCGGAGATCCCGTCGTCGTCGAGCGCCACCACGGCGTAGAGGACGTTCGCGTCGGTGTCGACCCCGACGGACTGGACCTGGCCCGTTCGGTCGAACACCTCGCGGGCGGTGGCCGTGTTGAGCAGTTCTCCGGCCCGAAGCGCCGTCCCCGAGAGCCGGAGGTAGCGCACGTCGCCGGGCGCGCCGGCCACCGCGACGATCGTGTTCTCCCCCCTGACGACCCGCGTCTTGGAGAGCGTGACGGCCTTCTCGGGGTCGCGGATCCGGAACGGGACGGTCCGCGAGGCGTTGTCGAGGTCGTCGGCCCCCTCGGCCGTCACCTCGTACCGGCCGACGGGCAGATCGCGCACGTCCAGTGCGACCGTCCCACCGGACGCCGTGATCGTCGGCGACGCCGTGAGTTGCTCGGTGACGTCGAGTCCGTCTGAGTCGTCGACGGAGACCGTCACGTTCTCCGCGTCGTCGAAGGTGAACCCGGCTTCGACGGTCAGCGTGTCGGTCCCCTGTGGGACGGACCGGTTCGTCACGTCGGGCGCGGACGTCGACGCACCTGCGTACAGCGAGAGGTCGGTCACGCGCGGCCGCCGGACGAAGACGACGGGGTCGTCAGCCGCCGACGAGAGCGCGTACGATCCCGGTACGAACCGGTTCGCCGCGGTGACGTCGACCGAGAGCGTCGTATCGGTCGCCGCGACGACGCCGTCGGCGTCGCCACCGACGCCGTAGAACTGCTGGCTCTCGCCCGCCGCGTTCGCGCCGTCGAGCCCCGTCACGTCGACGCCTCGTTCGCCGAGGTAGAGCGTCCCCTCCGTGCCGGTGACGCTCCGGTCGCTGCCGGGAGCGGCCGCGGTGATCTCGCCGACTGCGGTCGTCACGTCCGCCGTCCCGTCCGCGTCGGCGTCGACCCGAGCGGAGACGTCGAACGTCCCGGTTCGGTCGACGGCGACGCCGTCGACCGCGAGGCGGACCGTCAGCGTCTCCTCCGTGCTGCCGGCGTCGTCGTCCCAGGTGACCGAGACGGTCCCAGCGTCGGCGTCGACGGCCCCGGAGACGTCGGTCGCGTTCGGCGTCGCGACGCTGCTCGTGACGCTCGCCCCCGACAGATCGACCGCGTCGGGCAGTTCGACGGTGACGCGTCCGTCGGTGGTCCCGTCGCCGGTGTTCACGCCCGTGACCGGTACCTCGATCGACAGCGTCGTCGGGACGCCGGTCTCGACAGTCGATGGGGTGATCGACGACTCGCCGATCCCCGCCGCGGCACCGAGTCCCGGTGCGGCGGCGACGGTGACGAGCGCCACGACGAGGACGACGCCGCTGACGGCGCTTCCCCGGGTCATCGGTGCGCCCGCCGTCGCGACCGGCCCGCGATCGGTTGGCGATCACTGGGAGGGTCACTCCCTGGAACGAGGTTGAAAGTCAACATTGATTGTAGTAACACAAACACAGTTGTATAAATGGTGGGGAAGCGGATCGAGACGTCCGTCTGCTCGTGGCGGTACGATCGACGACCGAGAGTCCACAGGGACGTCGGTTCGGTTGTATCGCCACTGGCGGACGTACTCGAACCCGACCCGACAAATCGCGAAGAGTATCGACCCGGTGGTCGGCCGTCCCCGTCTCCGGGGCGAGCGTCCCCGTCGGCGTGCGCAGCGAGTCAGAACGAGTCGACCGACCGGTACGCCACGCCGGCGCGTTCGGCGGTCGTCCGGTCCCGTGGCGAGTCGCCGACGAACACCGCACGGTTGGGGGCGATGTCGACCGACCGGAGCGTCGCCAAGAGCGGTTCGGGATCCGGCTTGCGCGTCGCGACCGTGTCGCGCCCCACGACGGCGTCGACGCCGTCCCGGAGGTCGTGCGTTTCGAGGGCGATCCGGACGCTCGCCTCGCAGTTGAGCGAGCAGACGCCGACGGGGGTGTCGTGGTCGAGGAGTCGGTCAGCCAGCGGGAGTCGGTGGGAGTCCCGCGCGCCAGTCCGTTCGTGGTCGGCGATGACGGCCTCGATCTCGGCCCGGAGTCCACGCTCGTCCGCGAGGTCGAGCATCGCCCAGAGGTCGTACCCGGCGGCGTCGACGCCGTGTGTCTCGAAACGCGCGGCGGCGTCGCGGGCGACGGCGTCCCAGTCGACGACGAGACGGACGAGCGTCCCGTCGAGATCGTAGACGACCGCGTCGAACGAGTCGAGCGTCCGGGCTTCGGCCGTGAGATCGGAGTCGGTCACTACCTCGTCGCAGGGGCGACGGGAGCAAGAGCGCTTCGTTCGCCGGGTTCGGCCGTGCCCTCCGCCCCATCCACCCGTCAGTCGACGACGCCGCGGGCGATGATCTCCTTCTGTATCTCGGAGGTCCCCTCGTAGATGGTGAGGATCTTCGCGTCGCGATAGAACCGTTCGACGGGGAAGTCGGTGGTGTAGCCGTACCCGCCGTGGACCTGGACCGCCTCGTTACAGACGTCGACGGCCGCCTCGCTGGCGAAGTACTTCGCCATCGACGCCGCGATCCGGGGGTCCGCGCCGGCGTCGGCCTGGCGGGCCGCCTCGTAGACGAGCAGCCGCGAGGCGTGGACCCGCGTGGCCATGTCGGCGAGTTTGTGCCGGACGGCCTGGATGTCGGCGATCGGGCCGTCGAACTGCTCGCGCTGGTTGGCGTAGGCGACCGCCTCGTCGAGGGCGGCCTGCGAGAGCCCGACCGCCTGCGCCGCGATCCCGATCCGACCCCCGGTGAGGATGTGAAACGCCGCAGATAGGCCCTTCCCCTCCGGTGTCAGGCGGTTCTCGGCCGGTATCTTGACCTCGTCGAACGTCAGGGCCGTCGTGTCCGAGGCCCGGAGCCCCAGTTTGTGCTCTTTCGGCCCGACCTCGATGCCCGCCGACTTCGGGACGAGAAACTGCGTCACCGAGCCGGGGTCGTCGGGATCCGTCCTGGCGAAGACGATACACACCTCGCCGCGCTCGCCGTTCGTGATCCACTGCTTCTCGCCCGTGATGACGTACTCATCTCCCTCCCTCCTCGCGACCGTCGTCATCTCGGCGGGGTTCGATCCCGCACCCGGCTCCGAGAGCGCGAACATCCCGACCGGACGGCCCGCGGCCATGTCGGGGAGGTACCGCTCCTTCAGGCGCTCGCCACCGAACTCGGCGATGCACGACGTCGCCAGACAGTGGACCGATAGCGCCGTCGCCACCGCGAGTTGCCCGTAGGCGACCTCCTCGTTGACGACGCTGTAGGTGAGGCGGTCGACGTCGAAGCCGCCGTACCGCTCCGGCGTCGTGAGCCCCGTCAGATCGAGGTCCGCGAGCCCGTCCCACACCGCCTCGGGGAACGTCTCGGTCGCGTCCGACTCCCGCGCCGTCGGCCGGATCTCCTCGACGGCGAACTCGCGGACGAGGTCGCGGATCGCCCGCTGTTCCTCGGAGAGTGTGCCCGTCGTTGCCAGTGCCATGTGGCTCCCACGCAACCGGGCGAAGAAAAACCTGCGCCCGTCCTGTCGGACGTCGGCGACACGACCGGAACCACAAGATATCGTCACACGTCAACGTGACTTACGGAACGCGCACGACTATAATCGTGGATGTCTGACTGTCACGTATCCATGCAGTGGCGTACCCTACTGACTGTCACGTTGGTCGTCGTCGCGTCGCTCGCCGGCGCGTCGGGACCGGTCGGAGCACAGTCTCAGTCCGAGTCGGAGCTGGTCACGCTGACGGTCGAACTGGTGGTCCCCTCCTCGAACCAGCGGGTCGGCGGCGCGGAGCTCGTCGCCCGCTGGGACGGCGGACAGACGACCGCCACGACCGCGTCGAACGGCCGCGCGTTCCTCGACGTCCCGGAGGCGGCGACCGTCGAGATCACGATCGGCGACTCCGACTACACACGGAACGAGCCCTACCGCATCCGCGTCGCAACCGAGCGGGAACACACCATCGAGGTCGCCCGGAAGGCGGAGCTCGACGTCGTCGTCCGCGACGCCGAGGGTCCCGTCGGGGACGCCCGCGTCGTGCTCCGGCAGGACGACCTCGCGGTCGCGACCGGGCGGACGGATTCGAGTGGGCGGTTCCAGAGCGGGACCGTCGCGCAGGGCCGGTACACGCTCTCCGTCGTGCGTCCGGGCTACTACCGGACGACGACGGACATCGTCGTCGCCGGCTCGCCCGAACAGACCGTCAACATCGAGAGCGGCCGGGTCGACTACGACATCGCCGTCGAGGATCCCCACTTCGACCCCGCCCAACCGGTCGCGAACGCGACCGTCTCGATCGAGGGCGTCGGGAACCGCACCACGGACGAACGCGGAGCCGTCGGCACGCTCGTCCCGGTGAACAGCGACGTCCGCGTCCGGGTCTCGAAGGCGGGCTACGGGACCGTGACCGAGACGATCACCGTCAACGAGAGCGAGGGATCGGCGTCGTTCTCGCTCAGCCGTGAGCCGTCGCTGTCGCTCACCACACTGAACGAGCGGGTCGTGGTCGGCGAGGTCGTCGCCGTGGAGGTGACGAACGCCTACGGCGAACCCGCCGGGGGTGTCGCGCTCCTCCTCGACGGCGAACGCGTGGGACAGACCGACTCTGGCGGCGAGGCAGCCGTCCGGATCGAGGAGGCCGGCGACCACGAACTCCGTGCGCGCCGCGGCGAGGCGACCTCGACGGCGGTGACCGTCCGCGGCGTCGGCGAAGGGTCGACGGGGGCCGCGGAGACGGACGCCGATGTCGTGACGACCGGTGTCGATACGGCGGCACCCGCCGGGGACGGGGGCTTCGGCCTGCGGTCGCTCGCCCCGTTCGCCGTGCTCGCGGCGCTCGGCGTCGTGCTCGCGCTCGTCCTCCTCCGGCGGCGACGTGGGCAAGACGAGTGGACGGAGGGCGGGACCGACGACGAGTGGACAGAGGGTGGAGTCGACGAGGAGTGGACGGAGGGCGGGGAAGACGAGTAGCCCGTCGTCACGACCGCCCGCTCAGGCCGAACGGTCGTATCCGCGGAGGAACGTGACGACCTCCTCGGGGTTGGCGTCGAGACCGCCGCCCTGCGCGAACGGCGGGCCACCGCCTCCGCCGCCGCCGAACGCCTCCGTCACCGCGTCGACCACGTCGCCGGCGTGGACCGCCCCCGACGACGCGACCACGACGAACGGACGCTCCCCGTCGCCGACCGTCGCGACGACGTCGTTCCCGTCGCCCGCGACCCGTTTGGCGGCCTCACCCGCCTCGTTCGCATCGAACCCCGAAACCGTCCCGATCCGCCAGGTCGCGCCGTCGTGATCGACTCTCTCGAACGACCGAACGCGGCCGTCGAGCACCTCGCCACGGAGCTCCGAGAGCTGCGCCGACAGCCGCTCGTTCTCGTCACGGAGCGAGACCACGGTCTCCGGGAGATCGGTGACGGCGACACCGAGTTCGCTCGCGGCGTCGAGCGCCGCCCGGTGAACCGTCGCGCGGCGGCCGATCCCCGGCTCGCCGACGGCGAACTCGACGCGGGTGAGCCCCTCCCCTGGATTCGACCGATCGAGCACTTCGACGGGGCCGATCTCTTCCGTGTTGGAGACGTGGGTCCCGCCACAGGCGGCGACGTCCCAGCCGTCGACGGTCACGATCCGAACCGTGTCCGATCCGGCCATCACGCCCTCTTCGGTCTTCGTGTTGAACGCGACGTCCTCGCGGGAGTGAGCCTCCTCGGTGGATAGTTGCTCCCACGACACGGGACGAGAGTCCCACACCGTCCGGTTCACCAGCCGTTCCAGTTCGACGAGCGTCGCGTCGTCGATGTCGGTCGACGTGGCGAAATCGACGCGGACCTTCTCGTCGGTGATCCCGAAGCCGCCGTAGCCGAGGTCGTCGAGCAGGCGACGACCGGCCCCGTAGAGCACGTGGCTCGCGGTGTGCGCGCGCATGCAGTACGTCCGAAAGGCGTCGTCGACGACGCACGCGACCGTCTCGCCCGGCGCGAGGTCGAGCGCGTCGTCGCCGGCGGGTGACAGCGTGTGTTCGACCGCGCCGTCGCGTTTCTGCACGTCGACGACCGGGTGGCCCGCGACGGTGCCGCGGTCGGCCGGCTGGCCGCCGCCCTCCGGGTAGAACCAGCTTCGATCCAGTTCGACGGTCGACCCTTCGACCGCCGTTACCTCGGCTTCGAACGTCCGGACCTCGGGTTCTGCAGGGGCTCGGGAGTGCACGTCCGGCGTGGCGCACTTCGGGAGAAAAAAGCTTCCGCCCACGTCACTCGACACTGTGTGCGTAACCGGGGCGACGCGGTGTGCGGACCGCGCTGACGACGCCGAGAGGAGCGGTACCGTTCGGTCCCCGCCGGTGCGGGATCCGGCGCCGAGCTACTCGTCGACCAGTCGGACGTCGAGGCGCTGTTCCAGCGCCCGAACGACTGAGCCGCCGACCCCGGCCCGCGACGCGCGCCCCTGTTCGACGGCCAGCAGGTCGCTCTCGTCGACGTCGAGTTCGGCCGCCAACTCGGCGAGTTGGAATCCCTCGGCCTGCCGCGCCTCCTCGACCAGTTCGCCGTAGCCGGAGACGAGGTACGGGAGTCGGTCCTTCTCGTAGTTCGTTCCCTCGCGCTCCCACCGCTTGGAGTCGCCCTTCTGCTTGTCGTACAGCTTCGCCGTGCGCTGGGCGGCGCGCTTCTTGCGGTTGCCCTCGAACGCGGAGCCGTCGTCGCTTCCGGTGTCGCCGGAGCGACCGCCGCCGCGCTGGTCGCCGTGAGGCGCGCAGGAACCGCAGACGAGGAGGTCGGCACCCGCGACGTTCGCTCGTCGCAGGTCACCGGTCTCCTTCCCACAGAGCTCGCAGGCGTCGCCGGAGTCCCCGCCGCCACCCGAGCCTGTCGAGTATTTAGCCATATCCTCCGTATTCGTTCCAACCGTTTAAATTCGCGGACACACCGCCGTATCCGCGTGATCTGTCCGGGAGCGCTCTTTCGTCCCCGGCTCCCGGTCCGGCCTCGACGCACGAGCGAACACACTAACGAGCCGCCGCTCGTCGTGTAGCGTTCGGAGAGATTGTGCGTGGGTGTTGTCCGCAGAGGGACGACACCTGCATCGTCTACCTCGGCGACCGCGTCGCCTCGGTGCCGCGGTCTTGGCGACCGCGCTTGCGATGCGTGGGACCGGATTTGAACCGGCGGACCCCTATGGGACAGCGCCCTCAACGCTGCGCCGTTGGCCTGGCTTGGCTACCCACGCTCGCAGTTGCGTGTGCATCATCTCGTATCCCGCCCCCGATTAAATGACTTTCCTTTCGGGGCAAGCACGCGAGTCATCCACACTGACTCGCTCGCACGCGATCTGCTATCGCATGGCGCGTACGGTGTCGGACGGTCCCAGGGCGCGGGGGAAGTCCGAACGGTTTTGTTCGCCAACTGCCTCCCCGGAGACATGGAACTTCGTGCCCGCGCACGCGATCACATCCCCGGTCTGACCGCCGTGCTCACCGTCGTCTCTCTGCTCTTGGTCTTCGGCGCAGCGCTCGGTGCGGTCCCGCGAACCGTCCTCCCTCAGGCGTCCGATGCCGTCCTCGGTCTGATCCCCCACGTCAACGCCGTCATCAGCACGGTCGCCATCGGCACGATCCTCCTCGGCGTCCGGGCCATCCGCCGGGGGGACTGGCGACGACACCGCGCGTTCATGCTCGCGTCGCTCGTCCTGTTCGTCGGCTTCCTCGCGCTGTACCTCTACAAGGTGAGCATCCAGGGGCCGGCACCGTTCCCCGGCCCCGACGCAGTCTATCGGTTCGTCTACCTCCCGACCCTGGCGATCCACATCCTCCTCGCGATCGTCTGTCTCCCGCTCCTGTACTACGTCGCCCTCCTCGCGCTCACCCACCCCGTCGCGGAGCTCACCGGGACGCGTCACGCGCGGGTCGGTCGGGTCGCCGCCGCGCTGTGGCTTGTCTCGTTCGTCCTCGGGAACGTCGTGTACGCGTTCCTGTACGTCGTCTACTGAGCCGTCCGTGGGTCTGCCGACGGAGACGAACGGCTTTTGTCGACGCTTCCCTTGGACCGTGTATGAGCCGTGAGCTGGTCGAAGAGCCCTGGGCGGCCCTCTCGGACGTGGTGGGGTCGGATCTTCGGGTGGTGACGTGGCACGACGGCCGGGCGTTCGAGACGAAGATGCGCGACGACGTCCGGTGGCGGTACTCCTCGCTGGACGATCAGGCGGTCGTCGACGACATCGTCGGCTGGCAGCTTCGGCTTCCCGGCTCGGAGGACCGACACGACTCCGGAGCGCTCGAAGCCATCGTTCGCGTGTTCGAAGAGGCGTGGGTCGTCGCCTGGCCGCACTCGTACGCCGAGCGGTCGGGCGTCGTCGTCTCGATCGAGCGCGGCAACGACGCCTCGATGGACGACGTCGACACCTGCATCCAGTACCTCTCCTCGGAGGTCGAACCGCGCCTGCACTGAACCGTCTTTTGCTCCCGCGTGCGCCGTTACGTCGTGCGGTACTCCGTGACGACCTCCTGCCAGCCGACCGTCCCCTGATCGACGACGTTCTCCGGAGTGAGCGCCTGGCTCTCCAGCGCTGCCGCCGAACTCGGGACGTTCGGGTTGAGCCCGGCGACGATCGAGGGGAGCGCGTTCTCCTCCTCCGGGGGCCGACCCGGGGGCCCGATGTCGAGTTGGGGCACCGACCCGTCGCCGTCCCAGACGACCACCCGCATCACCATTCCGAAGACGCCGTGGGGCGGACAGTAGAGGTCGTACACGCCCTCGGTGTCGAACTGCGCAAGCCAGAAGCCCCCCACCGGCACCAGCGGTGCAGAGAGCGGCCCCACACCGGCGGGAACCCGGTTCTGCCGACCGTGTCGCTGGTGGAAGGCCGCGACGCCGTGGTCCGGTGACTCCGCGTTGAACAGCACGACGTCGCCGGGCTGGACGCGCAGTCCGGCCGGGTCGAAGTGGAAGCCGGCGGTGTCGACGAGCGCCTCGGCGACGGCGGTGACAGACAGCTGTTCCCCGTCGATCTGCGTGCCGCCGTCGGGCAGGTCGTCCCCCGTTAGCGATCCGTCGGCGACCGCTTCGTTGATCGCGGCCGTGGTCTCGTTCGAGAGGCCGCCCGCCTCCGCGACGGCGAACAACACCTCCGGAATCTCGATGTGCATGTCGACCCTCGCCGCCGGCCTGATCGGCTCCGGGAACGCCCCGAGACAGTCGGTCCCGTCGGTGCCGGCACAGGGGTTCGGGCCCATCGCGGCGAAGCCGAACACCGGATCGACGACGTTCTTCACCCCGGCGGTCCCGACCTGTTCGACCGCCGACTCGCCGTCGACCGCACCCGCGACCGACCCCGTCCCGACCGACAGCGCCGCGGCTCCCCCGGTCGCCTTCAGTACTGTCCGTCGTGCGAGGTCGTTCGGTCCGAGCGGATCCTGTTCTCCCCCGCCATTGCTAGTCATTATCTAATATACCCCCGTAGACTGGTTCGTCCCCCTCCCGCAAATAAATGTCGTTCAGTAGTCATCACTCCGGAACACGCGGGCGGGGCGGTCCGGACCGCACGCGCAGCCCCCGGAGAACGGTCTGTCGGGTCCCTCCACGGGGGGACCC
This Salinigranum marinum DNA region includes the following protein-coding sequences:
- a CDS encoding DUF7094 domain-containing protein, with the protein product MIRSLRLLCALLVVVALLPASTPLVGSAASDAPGTATQPAQVQPLSEENTTSVLLLTGETTTGYAESVVDIAPVVGAARGVVGIDLRERVVQNRLRDASTVDRRRQVLRQETERLAEEVADLQRAEERALARYERGEISAEELLRVLATVDTEARRADELVSLLQDETSQVQFVSATADELQSLQVELATLYGPVRAHAGQVFRGDEAPTRVHVTVSGEAVALSMLRGDTYIREATDPANLDDGASDQFASEGEVIDRIGTLYPWAWTSDTSSVRTYTNFENGFYRISVDHTHGQLTSYVDGSTQDVFREIQYKSVSRMPNGRPVTVEENGTTLRVNQSFVGGPIQVRTTDATTGDAVDGAISLDGEPAGRTVNGRAWLLGPAGQYEVTVATDAGNVTATGQALQPDQPAQGSEQ
- a CDS encoding HAD family hydrolase — its product is MTDSDLTAEARTLDSFDAVVYDLDGTLVRLVVDWDAVARDAAARFETHGVDAAGYDLWAMLDLADERGLRAEIEAVIADHERTGARDSHRLPLADRLLDHDTPVGVCSLNCEASVRIALETHDLRDGVDAVVGRDTVATRKPDPEPLLATLRSVDIAPNRAVFVGDSPRDRTTAERAGVAYRSVDSF
- a CDS encoding acyl-CoA dehydrogenase family protein translates to MALATTGTLSEEQRAIRDLVREFAVEEIRPTARESDATETFPEAVWDGLADLDLTGLTTPERYGGFDVDRLTYSVVNEEVAYGQLAVATALSVHCLATSCIAEFGGERLKERYLPDMAAGRPVGMFALSEPGAGSNPAEMTTVARREGDEYVITGEKQWITNGERGEVCIVFARTDPDDPGSVTQFLVPKSAGIEVGPKEHKLGLRASDTTALTFDEVKIPAENRLTPEGKGLSAAFHILTGGRIGIAAQAVGLSQAALDEAVAYANQREQFDGPIADIQAVRHKLADMATRVHASRLLVYEAARQADAGADPRIAASMAKYFASEAAVDVCNEAVQVHGGYGYTTDFPVERFYRDAKILTIYEGTSEIQKEIIARGVVD
- a CDS encoding carboxypeptidase-like regulatory domain-containing protein → MQWRTLLTVTLVVVASLAGASGPVGAQSQSESELVTLTVELVVPSSNQRVGGAELVARWDGGQTTATTASNGRAFLDVPEAATVEITIGDSDYTRNEPYRIRVATEREHTIEVARKAELDVVVRDAEGPVGDARVVLRQDDLAVATGRTDSSGRFQSGTVAQGRYTLSVVRPGYYRTTTDIVVAGSPEQTVNIESGRVDYDIAVEDPHFDPAQPVANATVSIEGVGNRTTDERGAVGTLVPVNSDVRVRVSKAGYGTVTETITVNESEGSASFSLSREPSLSLTTLNERVVVGEVVAVEVTNAYGEPAGGVALLLDGERVGQTDSGGEAAVRIEEAGDHELRARRGEATSTAVTVRGVGEGSTGAAETDADVVTTGVDTAAPAGDGGFGLRSLAPFAVLAALGVVLALVLLRRRRGQDEWTEGGTDDEWTEGGVDEEWTEGGEDE
- a CDS encoding alanyl-tRNA editing protein, whose protein sequence is MHSRAPAEPEVRTFEAEVTAVEGSTVELDRSWFYPEGGGQPADRGTVAGHPVVDVQKRDGAVEHTLSPAGDDALDLAPGETVACVVDDAFRTYCMRAHTASHVLYGAGRRLLDDLGYGGFGITDEKVRVDFATSTDIDDATLVELERLVNRTVWDSRPVSWEQLSTEEAHSREDVAFNTKTEEGVMAGSDTVRIVTVDGWDVAACGGTHVSNTEEIGPVEVLDRSNPGEGLTRVEFAVGEPGIGRRATVHRAALDAASELGVAVTDLPETVVSLRDENERLSAQLSELRGEVLDGRVRSFERVDHDGATWRIGTVSGFDANEAGEAAKRVAGDGNDVVATVGDGERPFVVVASSGAVHAGDVVDAVTEAFGGGGGGGPPFAQGGGLDANPEEVVTFLRGYDRSA
- a CDS encoding multiprotein-bridging factor 1 family protein, which encodes MAKYSTGSGGGGDSGDACELCGKETGDLRRANVAGADLLVCGSCAPHGDQRGGGRSGDTGSDDGSAFEGNRKKRAAQRTAKLYDKQKGDSKRWEREGTNYEKDRLPYLVSGYGELVEEARQAEGFQLAELAAELDVDESDLLAVEQGRASRAGVGGSVVRALEQRLDVRLVDE
- a CDS encoding DUF420 domain-containing protein, giving the protein MELRARARDHIPGLTAVLTVVSLLLVFGAALGAVPRTVLPQASDAVLGLIPHVNAVISTVAIGTILLGVRAIRRGDWRRHRAFMLASLVLFVGFLALYLYKVSIQGPAPFPGPDAVYRFVYLPTLAIHILLAIVCLPLLYYVALLALTHPVAELTGTRHARVGRVAAALWLVSFVLGNVVYAFLYVVY
- a CDS encoding cupredoxin domain-containing protein is translated as MTSNGGGEQDPLGPNDLARRTVLKATGGAAALSVGTGSVAGAVDGESAVEQVGTAGVKNVVDPVFGFAAMGPNPCAGTDGTDCLGAFPEPIRPAARVDMHIEIPEVLFAVAEAGGLSNETTAAINEAVADGSLTGDDLPDGGTQIDGEQLSVTAVAEALVDTAGFHFDPAGLRVQPGDVVLFNAESPDHGVAAFHQRHGRQNRVPAGVGPLSAPLVPVGGFWLAQFDTEGVYDLYCPPHGVFGMVMRVVVWDGDGSVPQLDIGPPGRPPEEENALPSIVAGLNPNVPSSAAALESQALTPENVVDQGTVGWQEVVTEYRTT